CGATCACCACCTTGAAATCGGTGGGCAGCGCGGCGGTTCGAGGCAGCACCGGTTGCGATGGGTGGAAGCCGCCCTGCTCGAGCAGCAGTTCCACATACTCGGGCGCCACCGCGGTGCCCAGCGCCAGTGGAGCGATGCGGGCGAACAGGTCCGCGTCGTCGAAGGCCGGGGCATCCTGCGGACGCGGCGCACTGAGCGCGTCGATCACCTCCCCGACCAGGGTTTCGAGCGTCTCGGGGTCGGTGACGCCGGCCTGCTCTGGCGGGTCCGGCACAAACGAGATCCTGTCCGCGAAGCGGTCCACCGCGCTGGCATCGCCCGTCAACTGGACGAGCACCGCCACCAGCACGCCGGCATCGGCTCGGGTCAGGTGTTCCCGCAGTTCCTGGGGATCCAGGGCCGTGAGATCAGCCGTCACGGTCGCATTGGTCGACATCGAACCTCCTTTCTCGCTGTGCCGAGTATCGGATCGCCAGGCCACGTCGGCCTGCGGCGTTTCTACTGAGCGGGACGCAGCGTGATTCGCCCGCGAGCAGCGGGCATACAGTCCAGGGCATGAATGACCTGGATGCCGTGCTCGCCTCTGCGCGCAGCCACGCTCTCGGTGACATCCCCCGCCGGTCTGCCCGCCGGCAACCGGACAAGATCGCGATCATCGACGGCGAGGTGTCGCTGACCTTCGCCGAGTTCGAGCGTCTGGTCGACCGCGCAGCGGCGGCACTGAGCGACAACGGCTTTGAGGTCGGCGATCGCGTCGCGCTGCTGGCCCACAACTGTTGGCAGTACGCGGCCCTGGCGTTCGCCACCGCGCGAGCCGGCGTCGTGCTGGTCCCGATCAACTTCATGCTCACCGCTGAGGAGATCTCCTTCATCCTCGGCCACAGCGGCGCCAGCGGGTTCCTGGTCGAGGCCGACCTGGTGCCGACCGCCGAGAAGGCGATGAGCCTCGGCGGGTCGGTGACGACGAAGGCCGCCGTGGTGATGCCTGGTCAGACCCTGCCGGCCGGATGGGACGACTTCGCGGACTGGCTGCAGACCACGTCGGCCGCTCCCACACCGACCATCGGCGACGACCAGATGATCCGGCTGATGTACACCAGCGGCACCGAGTCGCACCCCAAGGGGGCCATGCACTCCAGTCGCAGCCTGATGGGCAACTACATCAGCACGATCATCGCCGGGTCCATGGAGGGCACCGACGTCGAGATCCACTCGCTGCCGCTGTACCACTGCGCGCAGCTGGACAATTTCCTGATCACCGACATCTACCTCGGCGCTACGAGCATCATTCTTCCGCGACCGGAACCCGAACTGGTGCTGCGCGCCATCGAGAAACAAGGCGTCACCAACTATTTCGCCCCGCCGACGGTGTGGATCTCGCTGCTGCGCTCCCCGGTGTTCGACCAGGTCGATCTGTCCAGCCTGCGCAAGGGCTACTACGGCGCCTCCGCGATGCCCGTCGAGATCCTGGCCGAGATGCGCGAGCGGCTGCCCAACCTG
The DNA window shown above is from Mycolicibacterium confluentis and carries:
- a CDS encoding acyl-CoA synthetase is translated as MNDLDAVLASARSHALGDIPRRSARRQPDKIAIIDGEVSLTFAEFERLVDRAAAALSDNGFEVGDRVALLAHNCWQYAALAFATARAGVVLVPINFMLTAEEISFILGHSGASGFLVEADLVPTAEKAMSLGGSVTTKAAVVMPGQTLPAGWDDFADWLQTTSAAPTPTIGDDQMIRLMYTSGTESHPKGAMHSSRSLMGNYISTIIAGSMEGTDVEIHSLPLYHCAQLDNFLITDIYLGATSIILPRPEPELVLRAIEKQGVTNYFAPPTVWISLLRSPVFDQVDLSSLRKGYYGASAMPVEILAEMRERLPNLRLWNFYGQTEMAPLASALGPAEQDSHAGSAGRPVINVETAILDDDNVPVATGVVGEIAHRSPHLMLGYLDDAAKTAESFRGGWFHSGDLGYYDEHGLLYVVDRKKDMIKTGGENVASREVEEAIYRHAAVEEVAVFGLPHPVWVEAVVAAVVPREGTEVTQDELLVHLRSHLAGFKAPKQIFFVDSLPKNPSGKLLKRVLRERFSVEAKPAG